The uncultured Cohaesibacter sp. genome window below encodes:
- a CDS encoding extensin family protein — translation MKKDRIGNLRFLVSLLALLALAGCGSFYDAEEIPQEVLQKEAIWPDPAISDQICPAVVMGLVSAQPLPPIESRGSCGHPAPFSVVALGGDNPVQFNTDATINCVVTSQLQRYFSESVQPLALQKLGQPVVEIQIAASYSCRPRNNQRGAKLSEHGRANAIDIGAFKLADGTVLTVKKDWPRSGRAGRFLRAINRSACRYFTTVIGPGGDKYHQDHIHLDHGEHGKSGTWRVCQ, via the coding sequence ATGAAAAAGGACAGGATTGGCAATTTACGTTTCCTTGTCAGCCTTCTTGCGTTGTTGGCTCTGGCTGGATGCGGAAGCTTTTATGACGCCGAGGAAATCCCTCAGGAGGTGTTGCAGAAAGAGGCCATCTGGCCGGACCCGGCCATTTCCGATCAGATCTGCCCGGCTGTCGTCATGGGGTTGGTCAGTGCACAGCCTCTGCCGCCGATTGAAAGCCGGGGAAGTTGCGGCCATCCTGCGCCCTTTTCCGTGGTGGCTCTGGGAGGAGACAATCCGGTTCAGTTCAACACCGATGCGACCATCAACTGCGTTGTGACTTCGCAGCTTCAAAGATATTTCAGCGAGAGCGTGCAGCCGTTGGCCTTGCAGAAACTGGGGCAGCCCGTGGTCGAAATCCAGATTGCCGCGTCCTATTCATGCCGCCCGCGCAACAATCAGCGTGGTGCAAAGCTGTCCGAGCATGGTCGCGCCAATGCCATCGACATCGGTGCCTTCAAGCTGGCGGACGGCACGGTCCTGACCGTAAAGAAGGACTGGCCCAGAAGCGGGCGTGCGGGCAGGTTTCTGCGGGCAATCAACCGCTCGGCCTGTCGCTATTTCACAACCGTGATCGGTCCGGGCGGCGACAAGTATCATCAGGACCATATCCATCTCGACCATGGTGAACACGGCAAATCCGGAACCTGGCGCGTCTGCCAGTAG
- a CDS encoding amidase codes for MNEASQAKDLVAPVSLLKTLKAIDAGIVTPSQAIEACLQRLALYEKDIHAFVSINGHAVMQAEKATGPLAGIGIAIKDIIETRALPTEYNSPIYRGHEPARDAALVTMSRKAGGTVIGKSTTTEFAFLDPCPTRNPHSLEHTPGGSSSGSAAAVAAGMAHLAFGTQTGGSIIRPASYCGVTGYKPSYGLLPKVGILDFSWTLDTVGLFAAGVADCAFAASAITGRNLKVDPEAEFRLPRLGVVRCRTWQEADPDYAKRFEALLTSLRRFGAEVVDLEPSEHFLCAFNSHQIIQDYEAAQSLAWEYDAHPDQLSPLLKQTLDFAQTITPSDYDEALICTHAARREMAEQFEDIDALLSLSATGPAPHGLATTGSPIFNRIWTLLGTPSINVTGLSTDDGLPLGVQLIGPVGEDQHTLQIAYWLEGAIQRHLGA; via the coding sequence ATGAATGAAGCATCGCAAGCGAAAGATCTCGTCGCCCCGGTCAGCCTCCTCAAAACGCTCAAGGCGATTGATGCAGGAATCGTGACGCCATCCCAGGCCATAGAAGCCTGTTTGCAGCGCCTCGCTCTTTACGAAAAAGACATCCACGCCTTCGTCTCGATCAACGGCCACGCCGTCATGCAGGCCGAAAAGGCCACCGGCCCGCTGGCCGGCATCGGCATCGCCATCAAGGACATCATCGAGACCCGTGCCCTGCCGACCGAGTATAATTCCCCGATCTATCGCGGCCACGAACCGGCAAGAGATGCTGCCCTCGTCACCATGTCCCGCAAAGCCGGCGGAACCGTGATCGGCAAGTCCACCACTACGGAATTCGCCTTTCTGGATCCATGCCCGACGCGCAACCCCCACAGTCTTGAGCATACACCCGGCGGCTCGTCTTCCGGGTCGGCCGCGGCCGTTGCCGCTGGCATGGCCCATCTCGCCTTTGGCACCCAGACCGGTGGCTCGATCATCCGCCCGGCCTCCTATTGCGGCGTGACAGGCTACAAACCGAGCTATGGGCTTCTGCCGAAGGTGGGTATTCTCGATTTCTCATGGACCCTCGACACCGTCGGGCTGTTTGCTGCGGGCGTCGCCGACTGCGCCTTCGCGGCATCGGCCATCACCGGGCGAAACCTCAAGGTCGATCCCGAAGCCGAATTCAGACTGCCACGGCTGGGTGTTGTCCGGTGCCGGACGTGGCAAGAGGCCGACCCCGATTATGCCAAACGGTTCGAAGCCCTGCTAACGAGCCTCAGACGCTTTGGCGCGGAAGTTGTCGATCTGGAACCGAGCGAACATTTTCTTTGCGCCTTCAATTCGCACCAGATCATTCAGGACTATGAAGCAGCCCAGTCGCTGGCATGGGAATATGATGCCCATCCCGACCAGTTGAGCCCGCTCCTGAAACAGACCCTCGACTTCGCCCAGACCATTACCCCGTCGGATTATGACGAGGCCCTGATCTGTACCCATGCAGCACGGCGGGAAATGGCCGAGCAGTTTGAAGACATCGATGCCCTGCTCAGCCTTTCGGCGACAGGACCGGCGCCGCACGGGCTTGCCACCACCGGCTCACCGATATTCAACCGGATCTGGACCCTGCTCGGCACCCCAAGCATCAACGTGACGGGCCTTTCAACCGACGACGGCCTGCCGCTGGGCGTTCAGCTCATCGGTCCGGTTGGCGAAGACCAGCATACCTTGCAGATCGCCTACTGGCTCGAAGGAGCAATCCAGCGTCATCTCGGGGCCTGA
- the metH gene encoding methionine synthase — translation MSNLPISPSYERLNRVASERILIFDGAMGTMIQRLGLTEEDFRGERFKDWKKDLKGNNDLLSITKPEAIRDIHRQYYEAGADFAGTNTFSATTVAQADYGMEQLAYEINFESARIAREAADEIEAKQPGRHCFVLGAMGPTNRTASISPDVNNPGYRAISFDDLRKAYREAAKGLLDGGADALAVETIFDTLNAKAALYAIEEEFEERGMRWPVIISGTITDKSGRTLSGQTAEAFYHSVRHVKPFAVGLNCALGAAELRQHIDALSRVAETRISTYPNAGLPNEFGEYDESPAHMASIIDGFARDGLINIVGGCCGTTPPHIKAIADTVRKYPTRKIPEIKPYMRLSGLEPFTLTPETNFVNIGERTNVTGSAKFRKLIKEGDYEAALDVARQQVESGAQIIDVNMDEGLLDSEEAMVTFLNLIVAEPDISRVPVMVDSSKWSVIEAGLKCLQGKSVVNSISMKEGKEIFVEHAKTILRHGAAVVVMAFDENGQADSYERKIEICKKSYDILVNEVGFPPEDIIFDPNVFAVATGIEEHNNYGVDFINATKWIRENLPGAHVSGGLSNLSFSFRGNNLVREAMHSVFLYHAIKVGLDMSIVNAGQLMVYDQIDKELLERIEDVVMNRRDDATDRLLEIAERYLNQKGEHKVADLAWRELSVEKRLEYALVKGINDFVEEDVEEARQKATRTLDVIEGPLMDGMNVVGDLFGDGKMFLPQVVKSARVMKKAVAYLMPFMEEEQAGEKISAGKVLMATVKGDVHDIGKNIVGVVLQCNGYEVVDLGVMVPANDILEAARREKVDIIGLSGLITPSLDEMCHVAAELQREGFDQPLLIGGATTSQVHTAVKIDPNYHNGQTIYVTDASRAVGVATRLLSREKAEYVAEIKNTYVQVRTKHEAAQDKKNRLSIAQARDNGFKIDWSAYAPTKPQFLGTKVFEAYDLAALVPYIDWTPFFSTWEMKGRYPAILEDEVYGEAATSLFHDAQEMLKAIVEEKWLTARGVIGLWPANSVGDDIVVYKDDSRGEEAARFFGLRQQMAGRSARANVALGDFVAPQDSGVADYVGGFAVSTGFGETERAKAFNDAGDDYSKILLQALADRLAEAFAEAMHAEVRRTYWGYAADEALSNEEIIEERYDGIRPAPGYPAQPDHTEKRTLFSLLDAEAQTGIRLTESCAMVPGSAVSGIYLAHPESYYFGVGKIEKDQVADYAERKGMSLAEAEKWLAPILNYRA, via the coding sequence ATGTCGAACCTGCCAATCAGCCCTTCTTATGAGCGTTTGAACCGAGTGGCATCCGAGCGCATTCTGATTTTTGATGGTGCCATGGGGACGATGATCCAGCGCCTTGGCCTGACGGAAGAGGATTTCCGGGGGGAACGCTTCAAGGACTGGAAAAAGGACCTCAAGGGCAACAACGACCTGCTCTCGATCACCAAGCCCGAGGCCATTCGTGACATTCACCGGCAGTATTACGAGGCCGGAGCAGACTTTGCTGGCACCAATACCTTCTCGGCCACCACCGTTGCGCAGGCCGATTATGGCATGGAGCAACTGGCATATGAGATCAACTTCGAGAGCGCCAGGATCGCGCGCGAGGCTGCTGACGAGATCGAGGCCAAGCAGCCCGGTCGTCATTGTTTCGTGCTCGGCGCCATGGGGCCAACCAACCGCACGGCCTCCATTTCGCCGGATGTGAACAACCCCGGATATCGTGCCATCAGCTTTGATGATCTCAGGAAGGCCTATCGCGAAGCGGCCAAGGGGCTGCTTGATGGTGGTGCTGATGCGCTGGCTGTCGAGACCATCTTTGATACGCTCAATGCCAAGGCAGCGCTCTATGCGATCGAGGAAGAGTTTGAAGAACGCGGCATGCGCTGGCCGGTTATCATTTCCGGCACCATTACCGACAAGTCCGGCCGTACCCTTTCGGGCCAGACTGCGGAAGCCTTCTATCATTCCGTCCGTCACGTCAAACCGTTTGCCGTGGGGCTCAACTGTGCGCTTGGTGCGGCTGAGCTGCGTCAGCATATCGATGCCCTGTCACGGGTGGCTGAAACGCGGATCTCGACCTATCCCAACGCCGGGTTGCCCAACGAGTTCGGTGAATATGACGAGAGCCCGGCCCATATGGCCAGCATCATCGACGGCTTTGCGCGCGATGGTCTGATCAATATCGTCGGTGGTTGCTGCGGTACGACACCGCCGCATATCAAGGCGATTGCCGATACGGTCCGGAAATACCCGACGCGCAAAATCCCGGAGATCAAGCCCTATATGCGCCTTTCCGGTCTTGAGCCCTTCACGCTGACGCCGGAGACGAATTTCGTCAACATCGGTGAGCGCACCAACGTGACTGGTTCGGCCAAGTTCCGCAAGCTGATCAAGGAAGGCGACTATGAGGCGGCACTTGATGTTGCCCGGCAGCAAGTGGAGAGCGGTGCCCAGATCATCGACGTCAACATGGACGAGGGGCTTCTCGATTCCGAAGAGGCGATGGTGACCTTCCTCAACCTCATAGTTGCCGAGCCGGACATTTCCCGCGTGCCAGTGATGGTGGACAGCTCGAAATGGAGCGTGATCGAGGCTGGTCTCAAATGTTTGCAGGGCAAGTCCGTTGTAAACTCCATCTCCATGAAGGAGGGCAAGGAGATCTTTGTCGAGCACGCCAAAACCATCCTGCGCCATGGTGCGGCTGTGGTGGTGATGGCGTTTGACGAAAACGGTCAGGCTGACAGCTACGAGCGCAAGATCGAGATCTGCAAGAAGAGCTACGACATCCTGGTCAACGAGGTTGGCTTCCCTCCTGAAGACATCATCTTCGACCCGAACGTCTTTGCGGTTGCCACCGGCATCGAGGAACACAACAACTATGGCGTCGACTTCATCAACGCCACCAAGTGGATCCGCGAGAATCTTCCCGGGGCGCATGTGTCCGGCGGGTTGTCGAACCTCAGCTTCTCCTTCCGGGGCAACAATCTTGTCCGTGAGGCGATGCACTCGGTGTTCCTCTATCACGCCATCAAGGTCGGGCTCGACATGTCGATTGTCAATGCTGGCCAGCTGATGGTCTATGACCAGATCGACAAGGAGCTTCTGGAGCGGATCGAGGACGTGGTGATGAACCGGCGTGACGATGCGACCGACCGGTTGCTTGAGATCGCCGAGCGCTATCTCAACCAGAAGGGCGAGCACAAGGTCGCCGATCTTGCCTGGCGCGAGCTGTCGGTCGAGAAGCGACTTGAGTATGCACTGGTCAAGGGCATCAACGACTTTGTCGAGGAAGACGTCGAGGAAGCGCGCCAGAAGGCGACCCGTACGCTGGACGTGATCGAGGGGCCGCTGATGGATGGCATGAATGTGGTCGGCGACCTGTTCGGCGATGGCAAGATGTTCCTGCCGCAGGTGGTCAAGTCCGCGCGCGTGATGAAGAAGGCCGTAGCCTATCTGATGCCGTTCATGGAAGAGGAACAGGCTGGCGAGAAGATCAGCGCAGGCAAGGTACTGATGGCCACCGTCAAGGGCGACGTCCATGACATCGGCAAGAATATCGTCGGCGTCGTGCTCCAGTGCAACGGTTATGAGGTGGTCGATCTCGGAGTGATGGTTCCAGCCAACGATATCCTCGAGGCTGCACGGCGGGAAAAGGTCGATATCATCGGCCTGTCCGGTCTTATCACGCCATCGCTTGACGAAATGTGCCATGTCGCTGCCGAATTGCAGCGCGAGGGCTTTGATCAGCCGCTGCTCATCGGTGGGGCCACGACCTCGCAGGTGCATACGGCTGTCAAGATCGATCCGAACTACCACAATGGCCAGACGATCTATGTGACCGATGCCAGCCGCGCCGTTGGCGTGGCAACGCGCCTGTTGTCGCGGGAAAAGGCCGAGTATGTTGCCGAGATCAAGAATACCTACGTTCAGGTGCGGACCAAGCATGAGGCGGCGCAGGACAAGAAGAACCGGCTGTCGATTGCGCAGGCGCGGGACAACGGCTTCAAGATCGACTGGTCGGCCTATGCGCCGACGAAGCCGCAGTTCCTTGGCACCAAGGTCTTCGAGGCCTATGATCTTGCGGCGCTGGTGCCCTATATCGACTGGACCCCGTTCTTCTCTACCTGGGAGATGAAGGGGCGCTATCCGGCTATTCTGGAAGATGAAGTCTATGGAGAAGCGGCCACCAGCCTGTTCCATGATGCGCAGGAGATGCTGAAAGCCATCGTGGAAGAAAAGTGGCTGACGGCTCGTGGCGTCATCGGTCTGTGGCCAGCCAACAGTGTCGGCGATGACATTGTGGTCTACAAGGACGACAGCCGTGGCGAGGAGGCTGCCCGCTTCTTCGGTCTGCGTCAGCAGATGGCTGGCCGTTCGGCGCGGGCCAATGTTGCGCTTGGCGATTTCGTGGCGCCTCAGGACAGTGGCGTTGCCGACTATGTCGGTGGCTTTGCCGTCTCGACCGGCTTTGGTGAGACAGAGCGTGCCAAGGCCTTCAACGACGCCGGCGACGACTATTCCAAGATCCTGTTGCAAGCACTGGCCGATCGTCTGGCCGAGGCCTTCGCCGAGGCAATGCATGCCGAGGTGCGCAGGACCTATTGGGGGTATGCCGCCGATGAGGCGCTCAGCAATGAGGAGATCATTGAGGAACGCTATGACGGTATCCGTCCGGCTCCGGGCTATCCGGCTCAGCCGGATCATACGGAAAAACGCACTCTGTTCAGTCTGCTTGACGCGGAGGCCCAGACGGGCATTCGTCTGACCGAGAGCTGTGCGATGGTGCCCGGGTCTGCCGTTTCCGGCATCTATCTGGCCCATCCGGAGAGCTATTATTTCGGGGTTGGCAAGATCGAGAAGGATCAGGTGGCCGACTATGCTGAACGCAAGGGCATGAGCCTTGCGGAGGCTGAAAAGTGGCTTGCCCCGATCCTCAATTACAGGGCCTGA
- the metF gene encoding methylenetetrahydrofolate reductase [NAD(P)H] yields the protein MIHNAERSGRRSKETHKLNISFEFFPPKTPKMEESLWASVERLAPLRPEFVSVTYGAGGSTRERTHATVKRIITEAGIPAAAHLTCVSATREEVDAVIRSYAEIGVKHIVALRGDPAAGIGEKYVPHEGGYINAADLVAGIKRIGDFEVSVSAYPEKHPESPDFATDIEMLRQKVDAGATRAITQFFFDNDLYEAYVERVRRAGIFIPIVPGILPIHSFTQVAGFAGKAGASVPQWLANRFEGLEDDPETHRLVAAAIAAEQVEDLRSRGVDDFHFYTMNRANLCYAICHMLGMRPVKA from the coding sequence ATGATCCATAATGCAGAACGCAGCGGCCGCCGCAGCAAGGAAACGCACAAGCTCAACATCTCCTTCGAGTTCTTCCCGCCAAAGACGCCGAAGATGGAAGAGAGCCTGTGGGCGAGCGTCGAGCGTCTTGCTCCCTTGCGCCCCGAATTCGTGTCGGTGACCTATGGGGCTGGCGGTTCTACCCGTGAGCGCACCCATGCCACGGTCAAACGCATCATCACCGAGGCCGGGATTCCGGCTGCGGCGCATCTGACATGCGTCAGCGCCACCCGCGAGGAAGTCGATGCCGTCATCCGCTCCTACGCCGAAATCGGCGTCAAGCATATCGTGGCCCTGCGCGGCGATCCGGCTGCCGGAATCGGCGAGAAATACGTGCCCCACGAAGGTGGCTACATCAATGCGGCCGATCTGGTGGCCGGCATCAAGCGGATCGGCGATTTCGAGGTTTCCGTTTCCGCCTATCCGGAGAAACATCCGGAAAGCCCGGACTTTGCCACCGACATCGAGATGCTGCGTCAGAAGGTGGATGCCGGGGCGACCCGTGCGATCACGCAATTCTTTTTCGACAATGACCTCTATGAAGCCTATGTTGAACGGGTTCGCCGGGCCGGGATCTTCATTCCCATCGTACCTGGCATCCTGCCGATCCACAGCTTCACGCAGGTTGCGGGCTTTGCGGGCAAGGCCGGAGCGAGTGTGCCGCAATGGCTGGCAAACCGGTTTGAAGGTCTGGAAGACGATCCCGAAACCCATCGTCTGGTGGCAGCAGCGATTGCCGCCGAACAGGTTGAGGACCTGCGCTCGCGCGGGGTGGATGATTTCCACTTCTACACGATGAACCGGGCCAACCTGTGCTATGCGATCTGCCACATGCTCGGCATGAGGCCGGTCAAGGCCTAG
- a CDS encoding metalloregulator ArsR/SmtB family transcription factor yields the protein MLSLDEIVGLLKASGEPTRLRLLALLAEGDLSVKDLTAILHQSQPRISRHLKLLYESGLVERLPEGAWVYYCLTRDEAKGDLISATLRHLDRDDAMIVRDLERLRQIKEANAQQAADYFRQNAERWDELRVLHVPESAVEQAVLETLGDRPIRQLLDLGTGTGSILSLLADRCRDGLGLDANRSMLAVARSRLDGPNHGHLHVQQGDLLDLATLDRKFDLITIHQVLHYLDDPSAALQEAGRVLLPGGRILVVDFAPHDHEFLRKDHAHRRLGFSHDAMRRWMHDAGFEVTVARDLEPTGLECDQHDDALTVTIWLAEKPE from the coding sequence ATGCTGTCATTGGATGAAATCGTCGGATTGTTGAAAGCAAGTGGGGAACCTACCCGTCTGCGCCTGTTGGCGTTGCTTGCCGAAGGGGATCTGTCGGTCAAGGATCTGACAGCCATTCTGCATCAGAGCCAGCCGCGCATTTCCCGCCATCTCAAGCTGCTTTATGAATCTGGTCTGGTCGAGCGGTTGCCCGAAGGGGCGTGGGTCTATTATTGCCTGACGCGGGACGAGGCCAAGGGCGATCTGATTTCGGCAACGCTGCGTCACCTCGACCGCGACGATGCAATGATCGTGCGAGATCTCGAGCGGCTGCGCCAGATCAAGGAAGCCAATGCCCAGCAGGCGGCCGACTATTTCCGTCAGAATGCGGAGCGGTGGGATGAATTGCGCGTTCTGCATGTACCTGAGAGCGCTGTTGAACAGGCAGTGCTGGAAACGCTCGGCGATCGGCCCATCCGACAGTTGCTTGATCTTGGAACGGGAACCGGCAGCATCCTGTCGCTGCTGGCCGACCGTTGTCGCGACGGTTTGGGGCTGGATGCAAACCGCTCGATGCTGGCGGTGGCCCGCTCCCGTCTGGATGGTCCAAACCATGGCCATCTGCATGTGCAGCAAGGGGACCTTTTGGATCTGGCGACCCTGGATCGCAAATTCGATCTGATCACCATTCATCAGGTGTTGCATTATCTGGATGACCCGTCCGCAGCCCTGCAGGAAGCGGGGAGGGTGTTGTTGCCCGGCGGGCGTATTCTTGTCGTCGATTTTGCCCCGCATGATCATGAGTTTTTACGAAAGGACCACGCGCACCGGCGGTTGGGATTCTCCCATGATGCCATGCGCCGCTGGATGCATGACGCCGGGTTCGAGGTGACCGTAGCACGGGATCTGGAACCGACAGGGCTGGAATGCGATCAGCATGATGATGCCCTGACCGTCACGATCTGGCTTGCCGAAAAGCCGGAATAG
- a CDS encoding NUDIX hydrolase, protein MNDNQKQKPVVAVLSLVVRERRVLLVKRANPPDAGKWGFPGGKVEFGETLQMAAQRELFEETGVRGRADRILTTLETFSKGQSGRLQFHYVLIAILCEWQEGEAVAGDDALEVAWYDADDLPWYDLATCENVPRVAQMAFDAALEA, encoded by the coding sequence ATGAATGACAATCAAAAGCAAAAGCCTGTGGTTGCTGTGCTCAGCCTTGTGGTAAGGGAGCGCAGGGTGCTGCTCGTCAAGCGGGCTAATCCGCCTGATGCGGGCAAATGGGGTTTCCCTGGCGGCAAGGTCGAGTTTGGCGAGACCCTGCAAATGGCTGCCCAGCGGGAATTGTTCGAGGAAACCGGTGTCCGCGGACGGGCTGACCGGATCCTGACGACCCTTGAGACCTTTTCCAAAGGCCAGTCCGGCCGCTTGCAGTTCCACTATGTGCTGATCGCTATCCTGTGTGAATGGCAGGAAGGCGAAGCGGTTGCCGGTGACGATGCGTTGGAAGTTGCCTGGTATGATGCAGACGATCTGCCATGGTACGATCTGGCGACCTGTGAGAATGTGCCCCGTGTGGCGCAGATGGCCTTCGACGCGGCGCTCGAAGCCTGA
- a CDS encoding DUF2312 domain-containing protein: MSNTGGVAADQLRAFVERIERLEEEKKAISDDIKDVYAEAKGNGYDVKVMRQVVRMRKQDSNERMEMEALLDLYLHALGMAPSAE, translated from the coding sequence ATGTCTAATACTGGTGGTGTCGCCGCAGATCAGTTGCGCGCTTTTGTGGAGCGTATCGAGCGACTGGAAGAAGAGAAAAAGGCGATCTCGGACGATATCAAGGACGTGTATGCTGAAGCCAAGGGCAACGGTTACGATGTCAAGGTGATGCGGCAGGTTGTGCGCATGCGCAAGCAGGACAGCAATGAGCGGATGGAAATGGAAGCTTTGCTGGATCTGTATCTGCACGCTCTGGGCATGGCTCCGAGCGCTGAATAA
- a CDS encoding DUF1036 domain-containing protein, giving the protein MFNWNQKAKTIARCLASFHGKELALTITFLMAGSMNAAADLRVCNKTGSTVGLAIGYELKDEWISEGWWNLDPNQCETVLKGLLVKTRYLVHAIDYDKGGQWNGDSFMCTQDLEFKIKGTQECVARGFERTGFFEIDTAGKQDYTVQLTEQE; this is encoded by the coding sequence ATGTTTAACTGGAATCAAAAAGCAAAGACTATTGCCCGATGCCTTGCTTCTTTTCATGGCAAGGAATTGGCTCTGACCATAACGTTCCTGATGGCCGGCAGCATGAACGCCGCGGCTGACCTGCGTGTCTGCAACAAGACTGGCAGTACTGTTGGCCTGGCCATCGGATATGAGTTGAAGGACGAATGGATCAGCGAGGGCTGGTGGAATCTGGACCCCAACCAATGCGAGACAGTGCTCAAGGGCCTGCTCGTTAAAACGCGCTATCTCGTTCACGCCATAGACTACGACAAGGGCGGTCAGTGGAACGGTGATTCATTCATGTGTACCCAGGATCTGGAGTTCAAGATCAAAGGGACGCAGGAATGCGTTGCAAGAGGATTTGAACGCACCGGCTTTTTCGAGATCGATACAGCCGGAAAACAAGACTATACGGTTCAATTGACCGAACAAGAATAG
- the pyk gene encoding pyruvate kinase: MTVRRNRKVKILATLGPASEKKEQIKQLFLAGADVFRINMSHSDHETLRNRVRLIREVEKEVGRPIGILADLQGPKLRLGIFADTKVELVNGTRFSLDSSDKPGDTSRVQLPHPEIFGSVKEGDILLLDDGKVRLRTVGTTADAIHTEVVTGGPISNRKGISFPDSTLSFSALTPKDRADLDAAVDAEVDWIALSFVQRPEDVAEVRKLSRGRTGILSKIEKPQAVERIHEIIELSDAIMVARGDLGVEMPLEKVPGIQKQITRAARQAGKPVVVATQMLESMINSPMPTRAEASDVATAVFEGADAVMLSAESAAGDYPFEAVAMMNRIAEEVERDPYYTNIIYAQRAEPEATGADAISAAARQIAETLHLATIVCYTSSGTTGLRAARERPQTPIVAISPIIGTARRLALVWGLHCVVSEETGVLDEMVDRACSTSYKVGLAKPGQRVIITAGVPLGTPGATNMLRIAFVGSDGLGGI; this comes from the coding sequence GTGACTGTAAGACGCAACCGGAAAGTAAAAATCCTGGCCACTCTGGGCCCGGCTTCAGAAAAGAAGGAACAAATCAAGCAACTCTTCCTGGCTGGCGCCGATGTTTTCCGCATCAACATGAGCCACTCCGATCACGAAACGCTGCGCAACCGTGTACGCCTGATCCGTGAAGTAGAAAAGGAAGTTGGACGTCCGATCGGCATTCTGGCCGACCTTCAGGGCCCGAAACTGCGTTTGGGCATCTTCGCCGACACCAAGGTTGAACTGGTCAACGGCACCCGCTTTTCGCTCGACAGCTCGGACAAGCCGGGCGACACCTCCCGCGTCCAGCTGCCGCACCCTGAAATTTTCGGCTCCGTCAAGGAAGGCGACATCCTGTTGCTCGACGACGGCAAGGTTCGCCTGAGAACGGTTGGCACCACCGCAGACGCCATCCACACGGAAGTCGTCACCGGCGGCCCGATCTCCAACCGCAAGGGCATCAGCTTCCCGGATTCGACCCTGTCCTTCTCGGCTCTGACGCCGAAAGACCGCGCCGACCTCGACGCAGCCGTTGACGCCGAAGTGGACTGGATCGCCCTGTCCTTCGTTCAGCGTCCGGAAGACGTTGCCGAAGTGCGCAAGCTGTCCCGTGGCCGCACAGGCATCCTCTCCAAGATCGAGAAGCCTCAGGCTGTCGAACGCATTCACGAGATCATCGAACTTTCCGACGCCATCATGGTTGCCCGTGGTGACCTTGGCGTTGAAATGCCGCTGGAAAAGGTTCCCGGCATCCAGAAGCAGATCACCCGTGCAGCCCGTCAGGCTGGCAAGCCGGTGGTGGTTGCCACCCAGATGCTGGAATCGATGATCAACTCGCCGATGCCAACCCGCGCTGAAGCTTCTGACGTTGCCACCGCCGTGTTCGAAGGCGCAGATGCCGTCATGCTGTCGGCAGAATCCGCAGCGGGCGACTATCCGTTCGAGGCCGTTGCGATGATGAACCGCATCGCCGAGGAAGTGGAACGCGATCCTTACTACACCAACATCATCTACGCCCAGCGCGCAGAACCGGAAGCAACCGGTGCAGACGCCATTTCGGCCGCTGCCCGTCAGATCGCAGAAACCCTGCATCTGGCCACCATCGTTTGCTACACCTCTTCGGGCACCACCGGCCTTCGCGCTGCCCGCGAACGGCCGCAGACCCCGATCGTCGCCATCAGCCCGATCATCGGCACGGCTCGTCGTCTGGCTCTGGTGTGGGGCCTGCACTGCGTGGTCTCCGAGGAAACCGGCGTTCTGGACGAAATGGTCGACCGCGCCTGCAGCACCTCCTACAAGGTTGGTCTGGCAAAACCGGGTCAGCGCGTGATCATCACCGCTGGCGTGCCTCTGGGCACCCCGGGCGCAACCAACATGCTGCGCATTGCCTTTGTTGGCAGTGACGGGCTGGGCGGCATCTAA